The Anolis carolinensis isolate JA03-04 chromosome 2, rAnoCar3.1.pri, whole genome shotgun sequence genome contains the following window.
TCAAGGAATGTAGTTCAAACCTTTTTGgtaactttttttttcgtgtctggagcaacccgagttgcttctggtgtgagagaattggctgtctgcaaggacgttgcccaggggacgctcggatgctttgatgtttttactatccttgtgggaggcttctctcatgtccccacatggagctggagctgatagagggagctcatccgcactctccccgggtgggattcgaacctggtagcattcaggtcagcaacccaaccttcaagttacaaggctttaatcctctatGCCATTGGAGGCTCCTTTTTGGTAAAtgtaaagattgaactctgcatacTTGTTTGCTAAGCTCAAAATTCTTTTGCAGCCACACAACACTTCATCTTTCTGCTTGATGTGAGCTGACTGCTCAGTTAAGTATCCCGTTTGTATTTATGGATGTTCTGCTGTTTTGGGAGAATTCCCTAACAATGTATGCCTTTCCCAATCTCATTTTTCTAATCCTGCAAGGTTTGTCTTTTTGGCTGGACCTATAATGTAGTCTGAAATTACACGGTACGGCTATTGTAGGCCCATATAATGACGTAAACTGCATAATACGGGTTTacaccaggcttgggcaaactttggccctccaggtgttttggacttcaactcccaccattcctaacagcctaccggctgttaggaatggtgggagttgaagtccaaaacacctggaaggccatgaTTTTCCCATGCCTGTCTACACACTGCATGTTATTGCAGGGATGATCCAGCCAAACAACAAATGCGCGGCGGCTGTTCCAGGGAAGGCCTCAAGAGGGCGCCCGCACTCCGTAGCGGTCTGGCCGGGAAGTGGCTGTTGCTAGGCGACAGGGCAGACTCGCCTGCAGCAAAGCAGGGAAGAGGCAGGTAGGGCTCTGGTGGGGGGCTTGAAGGGGGCGGGGGTGCGATCACATAGGGGCCTACTCCCTCTTTCTGGGCAGGTAATCCCTCTGTATCAGCCTGCTTCTTAGCCGCTAACTGTCCCAGTCCATCTCTTGTTGTCccagttgcttgcaaaagaaCCCAGTTCCTCCCTCCATGCCTCCCACCTTCCCCTTTTAGCCTTTGTTTACCTTCCTAGGTGCAAATCCAGAGTTCAGAAGTCGTTTGCACCCCATTGTACCcatcagggagggagaaagaggcgaAGCGAaaagtgcagtttgataccacttgtaattgccatggttcattgTTGGGGGATCCTGgcaattgtagtttggtgtggtgcCAGCTCTCCtccacagagaaggctaaaagccttatcaaactacaactccataggACTGAGCCCAAGCAGATtaagtggggtcaaactacattcattctgcagtattaGATGCACCCTATCTCTatcaggtaaggtaaaggttttcccctgacgttaagtccagtcgtgaccaactctgggggttggtgctcatctccatttctaagccgaagagccagcgttgtccgtagacacctccaaggtcatgtggccgccatgactgcatggagcgccgttaccttcctgccggagcggtacctattgatctactcacattggcatgttttcgaactgctaggttggcaggagctggggctaacagcggatgctcattccgctcctgggatttgaacctgggacctttcggtctgcaagttcagcagttcagcgctttaacacactgcgccaccaccaggggtcaGAGTTATATTTAATTTGGATGCAAAATTATTTCCCCTAATATATTTGCAATTCTGCCATGGCAAAGAATTTGAGAAATAATGTTTCAGGGTAATCAGGCAAACAAAAGTGGCATGAAGAATGTGAGCTAGATGGGGGGAAAGGTTCCATgaagtaggttgctgtgagtattccgggctgtatggccatgtaccagaagcattctctcctgatgtttagcccacatctatagcaggcatcctcaaaggttgtgtggtctgctggaaactgctcaagtggggtttatatctctctggaatgtccagggtggaaaaaagaactatctgctgttggaagcaagtgtgaatgttgcgattgtcaccttgattagcattgaatggcttttgaGCTTCAACTCCTTGAAGAATTCTTAATAGAGCAATAAACTCAtggctatttatttatcgtgtcagaagcaaaccaagggtgcagttgtaatgtattttaaaaacaaagtttaaaacttggcattatactggtCCTCtgaccagtagctgaccacttggTGCCTCtcgtgttgctataagaagtcctccattgtgcatgtggcagggctcaggctgcattgtaataggtggtctgtggtttactcttctccacacttgcatgtcatggactccactttgtggccccatttcttaaagttggctctgcatctcatggtgccagagtgcaatcTGTTCAACACCTACCAAATTGCcccatcttctgtgtgcccaggagggagtctctcattcagtatcagccatggcttgaggttccgggttttagcctgccacttttggactttcgcttgctgaggtgttcctgcgagtatctctgtagatcttagaaaactgtttcttgatttaaggcattggcgtgctggctgatatctgaacaggggatgtcactgccttggttctttcattattggctgctaattcccggtggatgtcaggtggtgcaataccggctaaatagtataatttctccagtgatgtgggacgtagacatcctgtggtaATGCGgcctgtctcattaagagccacatccactgttttaacatggtgagatgtgttccacaccaggcatgcatattcagcagcaaagtagcaaagcgcaagggaagATGTCTTcgctgtatctggttgtgatcctcaggttgtgccagCCAGCTTTCGTattatattgtttctagcacctaAGAAAGAAGTaaacgaccccccccccctttaaaaaaataaataaattgtggctCTCTGCCTTGAGCAGCTGCATGCCACttaaaaatcaactttaaaatgggtaGCTGGCAAGAAAGCACATGTGTAAGGAAACCCTCTTTCGTTAATTTCTACTCTCTACATTGCTTTCAAAAGTAGTACAATCTCATTCCATGAACAAGATTTGGGACATCACATTAAGGGgagaagaaaacaaagatttAACCAACCAAACTACCGTAATATGTGTCAGTTGATGCTGACCATTTGACATTGGAAGTTCATCCGTTCTTTGTCTCTTCTCTTCCAGCTGGTGTTCCTGGGTAGTGCGTGTCTCTTCAAAAGGGTCCTTGCATGGTTTTGGGCCTATACTGCTGTTGTGGGAGAAGAACCATCAAGGCGAGTGTGCCAGCTGATCCTGGTTTCAGGGAGAAATAAGGTTTAAGAACTGCAGTAAAAGGTAAAAGTGAGGGAAGGGAATTGAAAAGAAGGTCATGAGATTTCCAGGTTAAAGTCCCAATCCTGAGCTAATCAATATTTCTTTGTCTTAACCAGAATCTTTTTTGCACCTCAGAGACTAATATTCCAGACTAAAATGACTATGCTTGCTAATATTACTCATAGGATCATTTTAAGGATAAAAGGTTGGAGGGAACtacaggtagtccctgagttacaaacatctagcTTACAAACGGCTCCtacttaagaatgggggtgagacaacaggaagtacagaaagccatttttttcaaaatccaattatcactgagacagaaagtgaggtgaaagtgaggtgaaatcttctgaacaggggcacagacagcacaacaaacaccacaggagtgttaacccttccctatgttatccaaagcttaaaatatattttttggctggagttatacatTAAAAATGCAGGGTATGTATTAAAGGAGTCTATAGTGTGGAGGGAGGGGGttaaaaacagtagagtctcacttgtccaagactcgcttatcaaaggttctggattgtccaatgcatatttgtagtcaatgttttcaatatattgtgatagtttggtgctaaatttgtaaatacagtaattacaacataacattactgcgtattgaactactttttctgtcagatttgttgtataacatgatgttttggtgcttaatttgtaaaatcataacctaatttgatggttaataggcttttccttaatccctccttattatccaagatattcgcttatccaaggttctgccggcccgtttagcttggataagtgagactctactatactcttaaaggtaccagatccaaTATGatattggatgctaagcagggttcgcgctggttaatacttggatgggcgACTGGCAACAGATACCAGgtactatatttcagagaaaggaattgaCAAACCacgtctgaatatttcttgcctaagaaaatcccagAAAATTCATGAATTTGCCATaattcaacaggcaacttgaaagcacaaacaCACTCATAATAGGGATGAGGGCCATGTAACTTCCATGtactgaactgtaactcccatgagCTAATGCTGAGAGATTGTGAGAAATGCAGTCCAACAGTACCCACCCCTGATCTAGCCATATCACTGTATGTAAATAAATAGGAGTATGGCTAAAAAGTCAGAGATGTATCCTATTAGTTTAGATCAGgactttttaaacttttccccttttggcccaagatttttttatataaccctgagtatataggtatataagatatgtataaaaataaaaatatttagtgATAGCAAACCAGTGTTTGCAAGACTTGCTGAataggttgattttcctttttgtgaagtacagtGGAAGTATCTTCTGCAGATCCTATTGTAAACacagcacaacagatttgtgtaaatgtctagtaTACCTATCAGGTGACtgatgttcagaaaccttttactgttgccaaatttttcaggacctcGACATTGAGCTAACTGGggcccatttggggttgggacccacagttttagAAGCAATGTTCTAGATCAGCTTCCCCAACTTTCTGGCCTCTAGACGTGTTGGGAGTAGAACTCTACAGAGAACACGAGATTTGCAAAGAATACTTGAgatcaaatatatatttaatattgttGACTTAAAGAGTTCCTCATTATCATAGCCATCTCCGCCTTCCTAGGTGCAACAATGCCAAAGAAGAAGGGACGCAGGCGAACGCCACTGACCGAAGAAGAACGTTTACTTATGATGCAACAGAGGCAACTGGCCGAGGAGGAAATGATCAAGAAGAAAGAGGACATGCTGGCTCAGTTCCTAAAGGTATCATTTGTTTGGCTGGACTTAAGGAACACAGGGCAAAACAGAAGAAGGAGATAAAATCCGTGGAGCCTGCTGTTCTGTAGAGAAGGGAGTCACAGCAATAAGAATTATACTGCAGATCTATAGAGTATTTTTAAATATGGGAAAGATTATACTTAGATATGTAGGCTTACTGACAATTAAAAACCAATATGGCAGAGGTGTGTTTCTTTTTCATGGGAATTGTTTGAGAAAGTAAGCAAATGAGGAGAGTCATAGAGTGCTTCCAAGTTGAAAAGCATTGTGCAACCCTTTCATGTCTTCGTTAATGCTCTATTTAATTGCTTATaagagagaagaaatagaagGATTACAAATGGAACATGCAGTTGTCTGGACCTCTTCCACCCCACTAAAACTCTGAATGAGCCAGAGTAATTGCAGTATAAATTTGTCATATGGAAGCACCCTTAGGCTTTGAAAAAACTGTCTGAAATGTTTCACTTCTGTAATCATTAATACAAAACAAATGTAGGAAATATACTGGCAGATACAGTGGAGTAATTGAATGGCTTCCAGTGGCAACAAGTTCTTCTAAGAATGGCAACAGGCCATAGAGCAGGAATGCTGCTgtaccctccaggtgttttggaatataGTTCCCACAATCTTTTGCTATTGGCCATGATGAGGGAGTCATGAGAATTGTAGGCAACCCATTTAGGGAACCATAACTTTTATATTCCTGCTTTACATTATATATTGCAGTGGGGAGTGGAATGTGCCCCATAATTGTCTaactcagtggctctcaacctgtgggtccttagatgttttggtcttcaactccaagaaatcctaacagctggtaaattggctgggagttctggtatttgtaagccaaaacacctggggacccacaggttgacaactcATTGTCCAGAAGgattccagttcaaagataatattacattttgTGTAGCCTAAAgctaccagatcccatctgattttagAAGCTAAGTAGGGTGAGTTCTGGTTAGTAttttagttagtacttggatgtgatATGACCAATGAATACCACATGCTGGAGGCAATATATCAGAGGAAGAaatgggcaaaaccacctctgagtatttgcctaagaaaaccttatgaagttCATGGGATTTTCATAAGTCAAGATGCAATTGAACTGATTGCCACTCTACTTTCTGATGTCGGGCTGATAGGATTTTCACCCTAGAGATGACAGGGATAGAGCAATGACCCTGTTTCCATAAATGGCTGTGATGAATTATAACTTTCAGTTCAGCATCAAAAGCCCAGGCTGTGTGTCACTGTACTCTTTATACGATCTCTTGTGTTTTAGCCAGATGTTTCTGCCAGATAGTCTCTTGAATAAATTTCAGTTGTGGGAATTGGAAAattcaaaaattattttgaatatttgaGTTAACTGTGGAATTAGAGTACCACCTCAGCCTAGTCTAGCCCTTTTAGATTACCATCCCTGTTACTACCAAGCAGCACTGATTGTGAGGATTACGTGATAAGATACAGAACCCAACCCACTTGAAGGACACATACTAGAGAAACATTGCCTGGTCGGAGGCAGGCATTCCTAGATGATGAATAGAACATTTGTATAGCATCTTCACAAACACTTCCTAAAATGTTCCATGATTTCTTCCAACTATTTCTTTCATTGACTTGGTTCAGATTGTTTTTGAGTTAGGAATTATTTCCTGATGTCAGTTTTGAAATAGGGCTGGTGAATGTGTTGGCCTCTAGATGTTGAGTTGCAGCTCCCATTATCTTCAGCTAATGTAGCCAATAGTAAAGGCTTATGGATTATAATAACAATTGTCCTCTCCAATTTAAGAGTACATCTGTGTAGCCTTGTGAGGAGTGATGTTTCAATCCACGTGATCACCTAAGTGCCTAAGTGTATGGCACTTCTATTCACTATAAGAACTATTGCAAGACTACAGAAGGCTTCTGTCTGGGTCATCTTGATTCTAGTTCAATTCTGCTTTTCTTTGCATATATGCTTTAGCTAAGAagatgaaaacattttaatcctCCGTTGGCTGTATTTATTGCTCTGTTACTGCTCCATCACTGCTCTTGTACTTGAGTTGATGCATTATCTTGTGGTGTTTGCACTTTGTTTGGTTCAATGTTGTGCTCTGCCATGTAGGACAAACTGGCCAAGGAGGAGCATAACAGTACTGTGAACATGCACAAGATCAACCTGCAGTGGCGCACGGTCCTCCGCGAAGTCAAAGCCAGGGAGCTACGCAAAGACATTGAGATTCTCAGCCAGACCTTTGAACGTGTGGTAGACTGCAAAGACAATGTCATTAAGGTGAGCCACAACCCCTGAAGGAAACAGTTATCCCCCAATTATTGTGTATTTTtgcaatatgtatttatttaaactaTTTTGGTTTCCCTCAAGAGGTAAGTGCAAAGGCAAAGTATAAGGATACCGTAATGACCTTAGTGAACATATAGAATATCTGCTTCTCTGAAAAATCTTGTGTAATTATGATCTCAGTGAAAGGCTGCAGTGAAGAGGAATTGCAGATTCCATGTTGCAGTAAAATCATGATTAAGGCAGCCATAAAGGCACACAAATATGAGCAATTTCCATTTAATTTTTGTTAACTTTTGTTACATAGTTAACAGGAAAAGACACAGAGTAGAATCAGCAGTAAGCAACATGAaagcaaacattttaaaacagtttgGCTTATAGGTGGTTTTCCAGGGCTAGTGAAATGATCCAACTCTATCCTTCCAGTCCCTTGCTAAGGACCTTGCTGAAGCAGAAGCTCAATATGCGCATGCCCTACGCAGCCACCTGCACAACATTGACCGGCTACTACAGCTGCAGCGATGCCGCCTGGGATACTTAGAAGACGATTACGAGACTGAGTTACGAGCCCTGCAGAAGGAGTTTGACACAGAGAGGTAGGAGAGAGGATGGAAACATGACAGTTCAGTTACTGTGAAAATTGAATTGGGTGGCCTGGAGTGGATTCATGagattctttccctttctttcaggaagaTGATCATAGGGCATCACGATCTGGAGACCCGCTACATTCAAGATGTGCTGATGGCTATGGAACAAAATTTTGCTGACAGTGAATATGAGGCCAGGCTAGATTTCCAGAGTATAAGAGATGATGTGAAGAACAAGGTGGGAGTTGAGATGTAGGACGCAACACTGTGCCTAATGAACTGGGTGGTTGAGGGAATTATATTGGGACAGAAATAATCTTCACCTAAGTGTTTGCATgtatgtcttaggccccttctacactgtccttatatcccaggatctgatcccagattatctgattatcctatattatctggcagtggagactcatataatccagttcaaaacagataacttgggatcagatcctggaatagaaggacagtgtagaagggtccttagtCTGATACAGTTTATTGGCTATATTATTTCTATCAGTTATTTCATATGTAAATCGGCACCTAATTATTAGATAACACAGTCTAACCAAAAACATTTTTGGTCTCTTGGTTTTTACGTTATGTGGGCTGCTgactcagaaaactgcattggctaGACTACATCAGCAGGTCAACTAGAACCAGAAACTGACCTAAcatctgaggcaccaaaatgtgttttggcCAGTGTAATTATTgatgttcttccttttttttttcatttgcgtCTTTTCAAGTAGCAGTTAATATATGACACAGATTAATGTGTCAGTATATACTAATTAAACCAGACAAATTGCAACTGAGGAGctatcgtgtttccccgaaaataagacagtgtcttatattaatttttgctcccaaagatgctctaggtcttattttcaggggatgtcttatttttccatgaaaaagaattcacatttattgttgaacaaaaaaaaagaacatttattatatactgtacagtagttgtcaccacaaaccagcataaccagacaaactgaatcttatcaagaatttcttgttactaccaatatttccatgtacaacactctatggaaggtacatttaccgatcctgcatgctctggtgttctgttcagtgggcatgcgtcgaaacaaaacctttgctaggtcttacttttgggaggccttatatttagcaatccagcaaaacctctactaggtcttattttctgggggtgtcttattttaggggaaacagggtatataaagaTACCCACCATAGGTTTACTCAAACTGAGATTTTTCTCAGGAAAGTATATGTTCTATGTGCATGATATGTCTAACATTACTGAGATGTATGGCCATGATACTCTTAGCCACCTAGCATGGCATAAGTCTCAGCTAGTCCATTTACACTGGTCATCCGGTGAGTTGGTGCAGCTCTTTCCTGTTTCATCCCTTGGTGTTTAATACTATGGGAAGAAGGGTGAGGAGctcactagatcagtggttctcaacctgtgggtccccggatgttttggcctacacctctcagaaatcccagccagtttaccagctgataggatttctgggagttggaggccaaaacatctggggacccacaggttgagaaccactacactagATAATCCCATTTCCTCTGAGCACTGATAGGCTACAAAGATCCATCTGGGCTTAAGTAGAGTGGGAATGTACCTGGAGGTACCAAAATTGATGATGTTGCATTATGTATGATGTAATGTTACACATTACTGGGAAGAAGAGCAAAAGAATCATGTTGCAGTGTTGACTATGTTCCTCAAAATGTTAATTCAACTGCAAGATCCCAAATATAGCTGTGAGACAGATCTTGGCAGCTAGGATACCAAGACTGTAATTGAACTTATTTCCAGGCTACAGGATTACTTGTAGTTCATGCTAAAAACAAAAACCAGttggttttattgtcttactgtgtgtTTGAAAGTGTTGCTTAACTAGGATCACCAGGTCAGGCTTACCTACACTAAAAGGAGACACTTAATCAGATGATTGTAGAGCaaatgggggtggggtgggatggGGGGCACCCATGTGGGACTGATGTCTGTTTGCTTTCCCCCAGAACTTGGAGGAGAAGCATTACCTGCGTGTGCAATTAGAGGGTAGAGTGGAAGAGCTGTGGAAACGCTTCCAGCAAGCCTTGCGTAACTATACAGAGGCCACAGAGGACCGTAAGATTGCCTTTGAAGCTCTCAAACTCAAAGATGAGAGGAGCACCAAGGAAATTGAGATGCAGATGAGGAAGCTGCAGAAGATGCAGGTAGGTGTCTCCTTCCAGTTGTATCCTTCTTAGATAGCACGAGTGCAAAGCGCTGCTGAAACTCATAAGTATGGTTTTTTCCTAGTGCCTGCGGCACTGCTGGATCACCTCTGCAACACAACTATGTTCCTCCATAATCATAGCATGAACGGATTCTTCCAGGGCCTTAGCTGAGCCACATCTCAGCTGAAACAGCTTCAGAAGCTCAAGTGCCAGATGAACATCTCTGTCATACATACCCTCTACAATTCACTACCTGAATAGCTAATCTGTGGCTTTTCTTTAGCCATACTTTGGTCCACATACAATGACACCCACCAGCAAATGGGATTTCAATTTGATCCACAGTGTCATTCATTACTCATCCGTTTGTTGCAAACCCGAGGGCTATATCCATGGCTATTAGCATGGTAACATTGTGAAAAAGCCTGCTCTTGATTACAGGAACTGGTGTGGCTGCAGACAAACTTCCTACCTGAAGGATTTGTGTATATGAACTGGTGCAGAGTTGGCAGTTGCAGGGGGTCCAGCTGTTAGCTTTCTGTCTCTGCAAACCTTAGGGAGGGGGTTTATGAATTACAAAGAATGCCAGAAAATAAAGACAAGATCAAGGGTTGGAGAACATATCTTCTGGCTTGAATAAAGTTCAAATTGTGCTGAGTTGCTCTGGAACCTTTTGAAAATATGTATTGCTGCACATGAAAGCttccaggaaaggaaattcattttTTCAGGCTCCAGTTTAGGGAATGTATGGAGTTTCAGACCATATGAACAGCATGGGGTGGTTGTTTGTGGCCTTATGATTGCACTTCACCCACTGTATTAGAGTCCCTGCATGGGTAGCAGGTAGATCCCAGATAGGACGCAAGGCCATATTCCCTTGAGAGAAAATGAGTTGGAGGCAACTTGCTAATGAGAGGCAGTTCTGGGTAGGGCTGGATCAAAGTAGATATAATAGTGACAAAAATGCGCGATGATGCCTCTCCCCTTTTTAGGCCCCTTCaatggctggatctgcactgccctttatcccaggatctgatcccagattatttgctttgaactggattatatgaatctatattgccagataatcagggataagaaaataatctgggatcagatcctgggatatagggcagtgtggaaggggcttgaggtAGAGGGCCATCACCTGATAAATGGGATGTCGCAGGTGGGAGTGACTAGAGTTTGTGGAAACGTAATCAGATGTGCACTCTAGACTTTAAGAAAAGCCTCAGGCTCTttgtctctctccttcttctccaccCAAAGCTGTGCTGATTTCTCTTAATACAACTCTTATAAtccactgcttcttaaaactGTAGGTTCCAACCCCAAATAGAGTTCCCTTGAGCTCCCTGTTGGGGTCCAGAAAAAACTAGCAAAGGTAAATGTCTTCtgtggctgttttagatatttacatgaatctgttagcaacaaggtGCAGCAAATGTTTCAGATATACtttgtaaaaaggaaaatcagactgtttagcaagccttacaaatgccgatttgttatcagtaaatgtttggtttttataccttttTCTATATATTTGTACACCTGGGTTCATGTAAAAATTTCGTGCATAGAAATGGGTGGTGACTGGAAAAGATTTAAGAAACCCTTCTATGGAGAATATCCTATGATCTGGAAATATCATCTAAGTTATCAGTATTGCCTGTTGTTGCCAGGACCTCATAATCAGTCTGAGGAACAAGATTGCCCTTCATGCACGGGAAAGCGAGGAGCAAAATCGGCGCGTTCGTGACGAGAAGGAGTTGGTGCTGAAACAGCTTCAGAAGCTCAAGTGCCAGATGAACCGGGCCAGAGCCAAAGCCCGCAACAATCTGGCAAAGCTTACCAGGGAGAGCACTGGGACTCTCAAAACGCTGCAACGTGTGGTAGAGAAGGTAATACTGACTAGGGGACACCTCCAGATACATAGACATACAAATATGGTTGAAagtagtataagcctagttttctgTGATATCTGGAGCTGAGGAAACTCCTAGAATTATAAGGAAGAGG
Protein-coding sequences here:
- the ccdc65 gene encoding dynein regulatory complex subunit 2 codes for the protein MPKKKGRRRTPLTEEERLLMMQQRQLAEEEMIKKKEDMLAQFLKDKLAKEEHNSTVNMHKINLQWRTVLREVKARELRKDIEILSQTFERVVDCKDNVIKSLAKDLAEAEAQYAHALRSHLHNIDRLLQLQRCRLGYLEDDYETELRALQKEFDTERKMIIGHHDLETRYIQDVLMAMEQNFADSEYEARLDFQSIRDDVKNKNLEEKHYLRVQLEGRVEELWKRFQQALRNYTEATEDRKIAFEALKLKDERSTKEIEMQMRKLQKMQDLIISLRNKIALHARESEEQNRRVRDEKELVLKQLQKLKCQMNRARAKARNNLAKLTRESTGTLKTLQRVVEKGELILRLAEMCRRLESEEEKVLPFYASSLSWDEQRTADKIIMEKPVEPLAEMMQDYVGLERFWQRYNKVRLEQLSLERTKEALLQDNLKLRHLLKQYLDGISVNDEVLSQINPLMIVNQTAVMPSPKQPLSVRDDRVKRPIYNVVEAAHEVKRIL